The proteins below come from a single Parageobacillus toebii NBRC 107807 genomic window:
- a CDS encoding beta-ketoacyl-ACP reductase: MSQRFTGRVAFVTGGSRGIGKAIVTRFAEEGAKVAFIDLNEEALQATASELREKGYEVYAKVASVTDREQVETTVKEIVDQFGSIDILVNNAGVIRDNLLFKMTDEDWDTVMDVHLKGAFYCARAVQKYMVEKRYGRIINVSSTSALGNRGQANYAAAKAGIQGFTKTLAIELGKFGITTNAVAPGFIETDMTKATAERLGISFEQLIQASVAAIPVGRSGKPEDVAQAVAFFADEKSSFINGQVLYVAGGPKC, encoded by the coding sequence ATGAGTCAAAGATTTACAGGAAGAGTCGCATTCGTTACAGGAGGAAGCCGCGGAATCGGTAAGGCGATCGTTACGCGTTTTGCCGAGGAAGGAGCGAAAGTGGCGTTCATTGACTTAAATGAAGAAGCATTGCAGGCCACTGCAAGCGAATTGCGCGAAAAAGGCTATGAAGTATATGCAAAAGTCGCAAGCGTCACCGATCGCGAACAAGTCGAAACGACGGTAAAAGAAATCGTTGACCAATTTGGATCGATTGATATTCTCGTTAATAATGCCGGAGTCATTCGCGATAACTTGTTGTTTAAAATGACGGATGAGGACTGGGACACGGTCATGGATGTCCACCTTAAAGGGGCGTTTTATTGCGCGCGCGCCGTCCAAAAATACATGGTTGAAAAACGGTACGGCCGCATTATTAATGTTTCTTCCACTTCCGCGCTTGGCAACCGCGGACAGGCGAACTATGCGGCGGCAAAAGCTGGAATTCAAGGGTTTACAAAAACATTGGCGATTGAATTGGGCAAATTCGGCATTACAACAAACGCTGTCGCTCCTGGATTTATTGAAACCGATATGACGAAAGCAACAGCGGAAAGATTAGGCATTTCGTTTGAACAATTAATTCAAGCTAGCGTTGCAGCCATTCCGGTCGGACGAAGCGGCAAGCCGGAAGATGTCGCGCAGGCGGTGGCGTTCTTCGCCGATGAGAAATCTTCCTTTATTAACGGCCAAGTGCTATATGTAGCCGGAGGTCCAAAATGTTAA